The Primulina eburnea isolate SZY01 chromosome 6, ASM2296580v1, whole genome shotgun sequence genome contains a region encoding:
- the LOC140834222 gene encoding putative phospholipid-transporting ATPase 9 isoform X1: MSFGFLRISSIMTRKGRKTRLHFRDIYSFKRKKAGSHKDDHSKIGGPGFSRVVYCNESDSLEANLRNYATNYVRTTKYTAATFLPKSLFEQFRRVANFYFLVTGSLSFTSLAPYSAVSAIIPLIIVIGITMVKEGIEDWRRKQQDIEVNNRKVKVHQGDGFLKPTEWKNLKVGDVVKVEKDEFFPADLLLLSSSYEDAICYVETMNLDGETNLKVKQALEVTSSLHEDHELSEFRAVVKCEDPNAKLYSFVGSMEFENQQYPLSPQQLLLRGSKLRNTGHVYGAVIFTGHDTKVIQNSTSPPSKRSRIEKKMDHIVYFLFGVLFLMAFVGSVYFGVVTKKDLKNGHKRWYLRPDNASVFFDPTRAPKAAVYHFLTALLLYSYLIPISLYVSIEIVKVLQSIFINKDVHMYYEEADKPAHARTSNLNEELGQVHTVLSDKTGTLTCNLMEFVKCSIAGIAYGHGVTEVEKAVAKRKGSPLTVNGEDCNEISIGSHKRTVNGEDYTEIPIYKKSVIKGFNFDDKRIMNGNWVNESNLDIIQKFFRVLAICQTTIPDVDDNTGNVTYEAESPDEAAFVVAARELGFEFFKRTQTSVSVNELNPVSGIIVERLYNLLNVLEFNSSRKRMSVIVRDEEGKILLFSKGADSVMFERLGENGREYEEKTREHVNEYAEAGLRTLILAYRELSEEEYKTFEEKFLEAKNSVSAEREAMMDEVSAKIEKDLILLGATAVEDKLQHGVPECIDKLAQGGIKIWVLTGDKMETAINIGYACSLLRQGMKQITITLETAEITALEKISEKDAIAKVLKQNVLQQITNGTAQIAASSSGVFALIIDGKSLTYALEDDIKKLFLKLAISCASVICCRSSPKQKALVTRLVKEGTNKTTLAIGDGANDVGMLQEADIGIGISGPEGMQAVMASDIAIAQFRFLERLLLVHGHWCYRRISSMICYFFYKNVTFGFTVFLYEAHASFSAQPAYNDWFLSLYNVFFTSLPVIALGVFDQDVSARFCLKFPLLYQEGVQNVLFSWCRIVGWMFNGVCSAIIIFFFCTEALSLQPFKKNGKIAEYQILGATMYTCVVWVVNCQMAITIDYFTLIQHIFIWGEIAIWYIFLMVYGALPPSFSTTAYKVFIESLATTPSFYILTLFVVISALLPYYVYRAIQMRFLPMYHTRIQWIRYEGL; this comes from the exons ATGTCTTTTGGTTTTCTCCGAATCTCTTCCAT TATGACGAGAAAAGGTAGAAAAACGAGGCTACATTTCCGCGATATCTACTCGTTTAAACGTAAGAAGGCCGGATCACATAAAGATGATCATTCAAAGATTGGAGGGCCAGGTTTTTCCAGAGTTGTGTATTGCAATGAATCAGATAGTCTGGAGGCCAATCTCAGAAATTATGCGACAAATTATGTTAGGACAACCAAGTATACAGCTGCAACTTTCTTGCCCAAGTCTCTTTTTGAACAGTTCAGGAGAGTGGCTAATTTTTACTTTCTTGTAACTGGTTCTTTGTCCTTCACTTCTCTAGCACCTTATTCTGCAGTCAGTGCTATCATTCCTTTAATCATAGTTATCGGAATAACCATGGTTAAGGAAGGAATTGAAGATTGGAGGAGAAAGCAACAG GATATTGAAGTGAACAATAGAAAGGTGAAGGTACATCAAGGTGATGGATTTTTAAAGCCCACCGAatggaaaaatctgaaagttGGAGATGTAGTTAAGGTGGAGAAAGATGAATTTTTTCCAGCAGATTTGTTGTTGCTCTCATCGAGTTATGAAGATGCTATCTGCTATGTTGAGACTATGAACCTTGACGGGGAGACAAATTTAAAAGTCAAACAAGCACTAGAAGTTACCTCCTCTTTACATGAGGATCACGAGTTAAGCGAATTCCGGGCAGTTGTTAAATGCGAGGATCCAAATGCTAAATTGTACAGTTTCGTTGGAAGTATGGAATTCGAGAACCAACAATATCCTCTTTCTCCTCAACAACTGCTTCTCAGAGGCTCAAAACTACGGAACACGGGTCATGTATATGGAGCTGTTATTTTCACCGGTCATGACACGAAGGTAATTCAGAACTCAACCAGCCCTCCTTCTAAGAGAAGCCGGATTGAGAAGAAAATGGACCATATTGTCTACTTTTTATTTGGTGTTTTGTTCTTAATGGCTTTTGTCGGATCAGTTTACTTTGGTGTAGTAACTAAAAAAGACTTGAAAAACGGACACAAAAGGTGGTATCTTAGACCGGATAATGCTAGTGTTTTCTTTGATCCGACAAGAGCTCCAAAAGCTGCTGTATATCACTTCTTGACTGCCTTGTTGCTGTACAGTTACTTGATTCCAATTTCTTTATACGTGTCAATAGAAATTGTTAAGGTCCTTCAAAGCATTTTTATCAACAAAGATGTTCATATGTATTATGAGGAAGCTGACAAACCTGCTCATGCCCGCACCTCTAATTTAAACGAGGAATTAGGCCAAGTTCATACAGTTCTTTCTGACAAAACCGGCACATTGACTTGTAATTTGATGGAGTTTGTTAAATGTTCGATCGCTGGCATTGCTTATGGACATGGTGTGACAGAAGTTGAGAAGGCAGTGGCGAAAAGGAAAGGGTCTCCATTGACAGTAAATGGAGAAGATTGCAACGAGATCTCGATTGGTAGTCATAAAAGAACAGTAAATGGAGAAGATTACACCGAGATTCCGATTTATAAAAAATCAGTTATCAAAGGTTTTAATTTCGATGACAAGAGAATCATGAATGGGAATTGGGTAAACGAGTCTAACTTGGATATTATTCAGAAATTTTTCCGGGTGCTGGCAATCTGTCAAACAACCATACCTGATGTTGACGACAACACAGGAAATGTCACATATGAAGCCGAATCACCTGATGAGGCAGCTTTTGTTGTTGCAGCGAGAGAATTGGGCTTcgaattcttcaaaagaacACAAACAAGTGTATCTGTGAATGAATTGAATCCAGTTTCTGGAATTATAGTTGAAAG ATTGTACAATCTGTTAAATGTTTTAGAATTTAACAGTTCCAGGAAGAGAATGTCTGTTATAGTAAGGGATGAGGAGGGGAAGATATTGTTATTCTCCAAAGGTGCTGACAG CGTCATGTTCGAGAGGCTCGGTGAGAATGGAAGGGAGTATGAAGAGAAAACCAGAGAACATGTGAATGAGTATGCTGAAGCAGGTTTAAGGACATTAATTCTTGCTTATCGGGAGCTTAGTGAAGAAGAATATAAAACATTTGAGGAGAAGTTTTTGGAGGCCAAAAACTCAGTCAGTGCAGAACGTGAGGCAATGATGGATGAGGTGTCTGCTAAGATAGAAAAAGATTTGATACTCCTTGGTGCGACAGCCGTCGAGGACAAGCTTCAACATGGG GTTCCTGAATGTATCGACAAGCTTGCACAAGGTGGAATAAAAATTTGGGTTTTGACGGGGGATAAGATGGAAACTGCCATTAATATAGG CTATGCTTGTAGCTTGCTAAGACAAGGAATGAAACAAATCACTATTACCTTGGAGACTGCCGAGATCACTGCTCTGGAGAAAATCAGTGAGAAGGATGCAATTGCTAAg GTTTTGAAGCAAAATGTACTCCAGCAGATTACTAATGGGACGGCTCAGATTGCTGCATCAAGCTCTGGGGTGTTTGCCTTGATCATTGACGGGAAATCTCTGACATATGCATTGGAAGATGATATCAAAAAACTGTTTCTCAAACTTGCAATTAGTTGTGCATCTGTAATATGCTGCAGATCATCTCCGAAACAGAAAGCACTG GTAACGAGGTTAGTCAAAGAAGGAACCAACAAGACAACTTTAGCTATTGGTGATGGAGCTAACGATGTGGGAATGCTTCAAGAAGCAGATATCGGAATTGGAATCAGTGGCCCTGAAGGAATGCAG GCAGTCATGGCAAGTGATATTGCAATTGCACAATTCAGATTTCTTGAACGCTTACTTTTGGTGCATGGACATTGGTGTTACCGAAGGATTTCTTCAATG ATTTGCTACTTTTTCTATAAGAATGTTACGTTTGGTTTCACCGTTTTCTTATACGAGGCTCATGCATCATTCTCTGCACAACCGGCATACAACGACTGGTTCTTGTCCCTTTACAATGTATTCTTCACGTCGTTGCCCGTTATTGCACTAGGAGTCTTTGATCAGGATGTATCTGCTAGATTCTGCCTGAAG TTTCCTTTGCTATACCAAGAAGGCGTGCAGAATGTCCTCTTCAGCTGGTGCCGTATAGTCGGCTGGATGTTCAATGGAGTTTGCAGTGCCATTATCATCTTCTTCTTCTGCACAGAGGCCCTAAGTCTCCAGCCGTTCAAAAAGAACGGTAAAATAGCCGAATACCAAATTCTTGGAGCGACTATGTACACTTGTGTCGTCTGGGTCGTAAATTGCCAAATGGCAATCACCATAGATTACTTCACATTAATACAACATATCTTCATATGGGGTGAAATCGCCATATGGTACATCTTTTTAATGGTATATGGAGCTCTGCCTCCCAGTTTTTCAACAACAGCCTACAAGGTTTTCATCGAATCTCTTGCTACAACTCCTTCTTTTTATATTTTAACGCTCTTTGTGGTCATCTCGGCCCTCTTACCATACTATGTATATAGAGCAATACAAATGAGATTCTTACCTATGTACCATACAAGGATACAGTGGATCCGGTATGAGGGTCTTTAG
- the LOC140834222 gene encoding putative phospholipid-transporting ATPase 9 isoform X2 — MSFGFLRISSIMTRKGRKTRLHFRDIYSFKRKKAGSHKDDHSKIGGPGFSRVVYCNESDSLEANLRNYATNYVRTTKYTAATFLPKSLFEQFRRVANFYFLVTGSLSFTSLAPYSAVSAIIPLIIVIGITMVKEGIEDWRRKQQDIEVNNRKVKVHQGDGFLKPTEWKNLKVGDVVKVEKDEFFPADLLLLSSSYEDAICYVETMNLDGETNLKVKQALEVTSSLHEDHELSEFRAVVKCEDPNAKLYSFVGSMEFENQQYPLSPQQLLLRGSKLRNTGHVYGAVIFTGHDTKVIQNSTSPPSKRSRIEKKMDHIVYFLFGVLFLMAFVGSVYFGVVTKKDLKNGHKRWYLRPDNASVFFDPTRAPKAAVYHFLTALLLYSYLIPISLYVSIEIVKVLQSIFINKDVHMYYEEADKPAHARTSNLNEELGQVHTVLSDKTGTLTCNLMEFVKCSIAGIAYGHGVTEVEKAVAKRKGSPLTVNGEDCNEISIGSHKRTVNGEDYTEIPIYKKSVIKGFNFDDKRIMNGNWVNESNLDIIQKFFRVLAICQTTIPDVDDNTGNVTYEAESPDEAAFVVAARELGFEFFKRTQTSVSVNELNPVSGIIVERLYNLLNVLEFNSSRKRMSVIVRDEEGKILLFSKGADSVMFERLGENGREYEEKTREHVNEYAEAGLRTLILAYRELSEEEYKTFEEKFLEAKNSVSAEREAMMDEVSAKIEKDLILLGATAVEDKLQHGVPECIDKLAQGGIKIWVLTGDKMETAINIGYACSLLRQGMKQITITLETAEITALEKISEKDAIAKVLKQNVLQQITNGTAQIAASSSGVFALIIDGKSLTYALEDDIKKLFLKLAISCASVICCRSSPKQKALVTRLVKEGTNKTTLAIGDGANDVGMLQEADIGIGISGPEGMQSWQVILQLHNSDFLNAYFWCMDIGVTEGFLQW, encoded by the exons ATGTCTTTTGGTTTTCTCCGAATCTCTTCCAT TATGACGAGAAAAGGTAGAAAAACGAGGCTACATTTCCGCGATATCTACTCGTTTAAACGTAAGAAGGCCGGATCACATAAAGATGATCATTCAAAGATTGGAGGGCCAGGTTTTTCCAGAGTTGTGTATTGCAATGAATCAGATAGTCTGGAGGCCAATCTCAGAAATTATGCGACAAATTATGTTAGGACAACCAAGTATACAGCTGCAACTTTCTTGCCCAAGTCTCTTTTTGAACAGTTCAGGAGAGTGGCTAATTTTTACTTTCTTGTAACTGGTTCTTTGTCCTTCACTTCTCTAGCACCTTATTCTGCAGTCAGTGCTATCATTCCTTTAATCATAGTTATCGGAATAACCATGGTTAAGGAAGGAATTGAAGATTGGAGGAGAAAGCAACAG GATATTGAAGTGAACAATAGAAAGGTGAAGGTACATCAAGGTGATGGATTTTTAAAGCCCACCGAatggaaaaatctgaaagttGGAGATGTAGTTAAGGTGGAGAAAGATGAATTTTTTCCAGCAGATTTGTTGTTGCTCTCATCGAGTTATGAAGATGCTATCTGCTATGTTGAGACTATGAACCTTGACGGGGAGACAAATTTAAAAGTCAAACAAGCACTAGAAGTTACCTCCTCTTTACATGAGGATCACGAGTTAAGCGAATTCCGGGCAGTTGTTAAATGCGAGGATCCAAATGCTAAATTGTACAGTTTCGTTGGAAGTATGGAATTCGAGAACCAACAATATCCTCTTTCTCCTCAACAACTGCTTCTCAGAGGCTCAAAACTACGGAACACGGGTCATGTATATGGAGCTGTTATTTTCACCGGTCATGACACGAAGGTAATTCAGAACTCAACCAGCCCTCCTTCTAAGAGAAGCCGGATTGAGAAGAAAATGGACCATATTGTCTACTTTTTATTTGGTGTTTTGTTCTTAATGGCTTTTGTCGGATCAGTTTACTTTGGTGTAGTAACTAAAAAAGACTTGAAAAACGGACACAAAAGGTGGTATCTTAGACCGGATAATGCTAGTGTTTTCTTTGATCCGACAAGAGCTCCAAAAGCTGCTGTATATCACTTCTTGACTGCCTTGTTGCTGTACAGTTACTTGATTCCAATTTCTTTATACGTGTCAATAGAAATTGTTAAGGTCCTTCAAAGCATTTTTATCAACAAAGATGTTCATATGTATTATGAGGAAGCTGACAAACCTGCTCATGCCCGCACCTCTAATTTAAACGAGGAATTAGGCCAAGTTCATACAGTTCTTTCTGACAAAACCGGCACATTGACTTGTAATTTGATGGAGTTTGTTAAATGTTCGATCGCTGGCATTGCTTATGGACATGGTGTGACAGAAGTTGAGAAGGCAGTGGCGAAAAGGAAAGGGTCTCCATTGACAGTAAATGGAGAAGATTGCAACGAGATCTCGATTGGTAGTCATAAAAGAACAGTAAATGGAGAAGATTACACCGAGATTCCGATTTATAAAAAATCAGTTATCAAAGGTTTTAATTTCGATGACAAGAGAATCATGAATGGGAATTGGGTAAACGAGTCTAACTTGGATATTATTCAGAAATTTTTCCGGGTGCTGGCAATCTGTCAAACAACCATACCTGATGTTGACGACAACACAGGAAATGTCACATATGAAGCCGAATCACCTGATGAGGCAGCTTTTGTTGTTGCAGCGAGAGAATTGGGCTTcgaattcttcaaaagaacACAAACAAGTGTATCTGTGAATGAATTGAATCCAGTTTCTGGAATTATAGTTGAAAG ATTGTACAATCTGTTAAATGTTTTAGAATTTAACAGTTCCAGGAAGAGAATGTCTGTTATAGTAAGGGATGAGGAGGGGAAGATATTGTTATTCTCCAAAGGTGCTGACAG CGTCATGTTCGAGAGGCTCGGTGAGAATGGAAGGGAGTATGAAGAGAAAACCAGAGAACATGTGAATGAGTATGCTGAAGCAGGTTTAAGGACATTAATTCTTGCTTATCGGGAGCTTAGTGAAGAAGAATATAAAACATTTGAGGAGAAGTTTTTGGAGGCCAAAAACTCAGTCAGTGCAGAACGTGAGGCAATGATGGATGAGGTGTCTGCTAAGATAGAAAAAGATTTGATACTCCTTGGTGCGACAGCCGTCGAGGACAAGCTTCAACATGGG GTTCCTGAATGTATCGACAAGCTTGCACAAGGTGGAATAAAAATTTGGGTTTTGACGGGGGATAAGATGGAAACTGCCATTAATATAGG CTATGCTTGTAGCTTGCTAAGACAAGGAATGAAACAAATCACTATTACCTTGGAGACTGCCGAGATCACTGCTCTGGAGAAAATCAGTGAGAAGGATGCAATTGCTAAg GTTTTGAAGCAAAATGTACTCCAGCAGATTACTAATGGGACGGCTCAGATTGCTGCATCAAGCTCTGGGGTGTTTGCCTTGATCATTGACGGGAAATCTCTGACATATGCATTGGAAGATGATATCAAAAAACTGTTTCTCAAACTTGCAATTAGTTGTGCATCTGTAATATGCTGCAGATCATCTCCGAAACAGAAAGCACTG GTAACGAGGTTAGTCAAAGAAGGAACCAACAAGACAACTTTAGCTATTGGTGATGGAGCTAACGATGTGGGAATGCTTCAAGAAGCAGATATCGGAATTGGAATCAGTGGCCCTGAAGGAATGCAG TCATGGCAAGTGATATTGCAATTGCACAATTCAGATTTCTTGAACGCTTACTTTTGGTGCATGGACATTGGTGTTACCGAAGGATTTCTTCAATGGTAA
- the LOC140834222 gene encoding putative phospholipid-transporting ATPase 9 isoform X3, whose product MSFGFLRISSIMTRKGRKTRLHFRDIYSFKRKKAGSHKDDHSKIGGPGFSRVVYCNESDSLEANLRNYATNYVRTTKYTAATFLPKSLFEQFRRVANFYFLVTGSLSFTSLAPYSAVSAIIPLIIVIGITMVKEGIEDWRRKQQDIEVNNRKVKVHQGDGFLKPTEWKNLKVGDVVKVEKDEFFPADLLLLSSSYEDAICYVETMNLDGETNLKVKQALEVTSSLHEDHELSEFRAVVKCEDPNAKLYSFVGSMEFENQQYPLSPQQLLLRGSKLRNTGHVYGAVIFTGHDTKVIQNSTSPPSKRSRIEKKMDHIVYFLFGVLFLMAFVGSVYFGVVTKKDLKNGHKRWYLRPDNASVFFDPTRAPKAAVYHFLTALLLYSYLIPISLYVSIEIVKVLQSIFINKDVHMYYEEADKPAHARTSNLNEELGQVHTVLSDKTGTLTCNLMEFVKCSIAGIAYGHGVTEVEKAVAKRKGSPLTVNGEDCNEISIGSHKRTVNGEDYTEIPIYKKSVIKGFNFDDKRIMNGNWVNESNLDIIQKFFRVLAICQTTIPDVDDNTGNVTYEAESPDEAAFVVAARELGFEFFKRTQTSVSVNELNPVSGIIVERLYNLLNVLEFNSSRKRMSVIVRDEEGKILLFSKGADSVMFERLGENGREYEEKTREHVNEYAEAGLRTLILAYRELSEEEYKTFEEKFLEAKNSVSAEREAMMDEVSAKIEKDLILLGATAVEDKLQHGVPECIDKLAQGGIKIWVLTGDKMETAINIGYACSLLRQGMKQITITLETAEITALEKISEKDAIAKVLKQNVLQQITNGTAQIAASSSGVFALIIDGKSLTYALEDDIKKLFLKLAISCASVICCRSSPKQKALVTRLVKEGTNKTTLAIGDGANDVGMLQEADIGIGISGPEGMQSWQVILQLHNSDFLNAYFWCMDIGVTEGFLQ is encoded by the exons ATGTCTTTTGGTTTTCTCCGAATCTCTTCCAT TATGACGAGAAAAGGTAGAAAAACGAGGCTACATTTCCGCGATATCTACTCGTTTAAACGTAAGAAGGCCGGATCACATAAAGATGATCATTCAAAGATTGGAGGGCCAGGTTTTTCCAGAGTTGTGTATTGCAATGAATCAGATAGTCTGGAGGCCAATCTCAGAAATTATGCGACAAATTATGTTAGGACAACCAAGTATACAGCTGCAACTTTCTTGCCCAAGTCTCTTTTTGAACAGTTCAGGAGAGTGGCTAATTTTTACTTTCTTGTAACTGGTTCTTTGTCCTTCACTTCTCTAGCACCTTATTCTGCAGTCAGTGCTATCATTCCTTTAATCATAGTTATCGGAATAACCATGGTTAAGGAAGGAATTGAAGATTGGAGGAGAAAGCAACAG GATATTGAAGTGAACAATAGAAAGGTGAAGGTACATCAAGGTGATGGATTTTTAAAGCCCACCGAatggaaaaatctgaaagttGGAGATGTAGTTAAGGTGGAGAAAGATGAATTTTTTCCAGCAGATTTGTTGTTGCTCTCATCGAGTTATGAAGATGCTATCTGCTATGTTGAGACTATGAACCTTGACGGGGAGACAAATTTAAAAGTCAAACAAGCACTAGAAGTTACCTCCTCTTTACATGAGGATCACGAGTTAAGCGAATTCCGGGCAGTTGTTAAATGCGAGGATCCAAATGCTAAATTGTACAGTTTCGTTGGAAGTATGGAATTCGAGAACCAACAATATCCTCTTTCTCCTCAACAACTGCTTCTCAGAGGCTCAAAACTACGGAACACGGGTCATGTATATGGAGCTGTTATTTTCACCGGTCATGACACGAAGGTAATTCAGAACTCAACCAGCCCTCCTTCTAAGAGAAGCCGGATTGAGAAGAAAATGGACCATATTGTCTACTTTTTATTTGGTGTTTTGTTCTTAATGGCTTTTGTCGGATCAGTTTACTTTGGTGTAGTAACTAAAAAAGACTTGAAAAACGGACACAAAAGGTGGTATCTTAGACCGGATAATGCTAGTGTTTTCTTTGATCCGACAAGAGCTCCAAAAGCTGCTGTATATCACTTCTTGACTGCCTTGTTGCTGTACAGTTACTTGATTCCAATTTCTTTATACGTGTCAATAGAAATTGTTAAGGTCCTTCAAAGCATTTTTATCAACAAAGATGTTCATATGTATTATGAGGAAGCTGACAAACCTGCTCATGCCCGCACCTCTAATTTAAACGAGGAATTAGGCCAAGTTCATACAGTTCTTTCTGACAAAACCGGCACATTGACTTGTAATTTGATGGAGTTTGTTAAATGTTCGATCGCTGGCATTGCTTATGGACATGGTGTGACAGAAGTTGAGAAGGCAGTGGCGAAAAGGAAAGGGTCTCCATTGACAGTAAATGGAGAAGATTGCAACGAGATCTCGATTGGTAGTCATAAAAGAACAGTAAATGGAGAAGATTACACCGAGATTCCGATTTATAAAAAATCAGTTATCAAAGGTTTTAATTTCGATGACAAGAGAATCATGAATGGGAATTGGGTAAACGAGTCTAACTTGGATATTATTCAGAAATTTTTCCGGGTGCTGGCAATCTGTCAAACAACCATACCTGATGTTGACGACAACACAGGAAATGTCACATATGAAGCCGAATCACCTGATGAGGCAGCTTTTGTTGTTGCAGCGAGAGAATTGGGCTTcgaattcttcaaaagaacACAAACAAGTGTATCTGTGAATGAATTGAATCCAGTTTCTGGAATTATAGTTGAAAG ATTGTACAATCTGTTAAATGTTTTAGAATTTAACAGTTCCAGGAAGAGAATGTCTGTTATAGTAAGGGATGAGGAGGGGAAGATATTGTTATTCTCCAAAGGTGCTGACAG CGTCATGTTCGAGAGGCTCGGTGAGAATGGAAGGGAGTATGAAGAGAAAACCAGAGAACATGTGAATGAGTATGCTGAAGCAGGTTTAAGGACATTAATTCTTGCTTATCGGGAGCTTAGTGAAGAAGAATATAAAACATTTGAGGAGAAGTTTTTGGAGGCCAAAAACTCAGTCAGTGCAGAACGTGAGGCAATGATGGATGAGGTGTCTGCTAAGATAGAAAAAGATTTGATACTCCTTGGTGCGACAGCCGTCGAGGACAAGCTTCAACATGGG GTTCCTGAATGTATCGACAAGCTTGCACAAGGTGGAATAAAAATTTGGGTTTTGACGGGGGATAAGATGGAAACTGCCATTAATATAGG CTATGCTTGTAGCTTGCTAAGACAAGGAATGAAACAAATCACTATTACCTTGGAGACTGCCGAGATCACTGCTCTGGAGAAAATCAGTGAGAAGGATGCAATTGCTAAg GTTTTGAAGCAAAATGTACTCCAGCAGATTACTAATGGGACGGCTCAGATTGCTGCATCAAGCTCTGGGGTGTTTGCCTTGATCATTGACGGGAAATCTCTGACATATGCATTGGAAGATGATATCAAAAAACTGTTTCTCAAACTTGCAATTAGTTGTGCATCTGTAATATGCTGCAGATCATCTCCGAAACAGAAAGCACTG GTAACGAGGTTAGTCAAAGAAGGAACCAACAAGACAACTTTAGCTATTGGTGATGGAGCTAACGATGTGGGAATGCTTCAAGAAGCAGATATCGGAATTGGAATCAGTGGCCCTGAAGGAATGCAG TCATGGCAAGTGATATTGCAATTGCACAATTCAGATTTCTTGAACGCTTACTTTTGGTGCATGGACATTGGTGTTACCGAAGGATTTCTTCAATG A